Sequence from the Bufo bufo chromosome 10, aBufBuf1.1, whole genome shotgun sequence genome:
ATTATTTTACAATAAAAATGGTCCCtttgtgccccttatatcagcaaTGTCCCCCTTAGTGCCTGTTAATACAATAATATCCCCTTAGTGCTCCTTAGTACAGTCAGTTTAGTGCAGCTATGTCTCCATAGAGCAGCAATGCACCCCATAGTACAGCAAGGCTCTCTTATTACAGCTATGCCCCGTCTTAGTGCAGCAATGCCCCTCTTAGTGCAGCAATGCCCCCCATAGTACAGCAAGGCTCTCTTATTACAGCTATGCCCCGTCTTAGTGCAGAAATGCCCCTCTTAGTGCAGCAATGCCCCCCATAGTACAGCAAGGCTCTCTTATTACAGCTATGCCCCGTCTTAGTGCAGCAATGCCCCTCTTAGTGCAGCAATGCCCCCCATAGTACAGCAAGGCTCTCTTATTACAGCTATGCCCCGTCTTAGTGCAGCAATGCCCCTCTTAGTGCAGCAATGCCCCCCATAGTACAGCAAGGCTCTCTTATTACAGCTATGCCCCGTCTTAGTGCAGCAATGCCCCTCTTAGTGCAGCAATGCCCCCCATAGTACAGCAAGGCTCTCTTATTACAGCTATGCCCCGTCTTAGTGCAGCAATGCCCCTCTTAGTGCAGCAATGCCCCCCATAGTACAGCAAGGCTCTCTTATTACAGCTATGCCCCGTCTTAGTGCAGCAATGCCCCTCTTAGTGCagcaatgccccccatagtgcagcAAGGCTCTGTTATTACAGCTATGCCCCGTCTTAGTGCAGCAATGCCCCTCTTAGTGCAGCAATGCCCCCCATAGTACAGCAAGGCTCTCTTATTACAGCTATGCCCCGTCTTAGTGCAGCAATGCCCCTCTTAGTGCagcaatgccccccatagtgcagcAAGGCTCTCTTATTACAGCTATGCCCCGTCTTAGTGCAGCAATGCCCCTCTTAGTGCAGCAATGCCCCCCATAGTACAGCAAGGCTCTCTTATTACAGCTATGCCCCGTCTTAGTGCAGCAATGCCCCCTTAGTACAATACTGCCCCCCTTAGtgcagtaatgtcccccatagtgatcCTTAGACAGTAATAACCCCTCTCATGCTCTCAAAGTAGTTACTAGTATGCGAACCAATACAAAATAAGAAAACTTGAAACTCAACAAACCCTGTTCCCACGATGAGCGGTCCACTTcctatcaccctctgtaaggtgtCTGGCGCAAGCGGCAaaacgtagtgacatcatcacaccatTTGACCTCTTCTATGTAATTGCAACCTGATCtatagtccagtgggcggtcctttcATTGTTTAGAGGGGTTTTCCGAGTGTGTTCTATGGGGAGTGAGGGGTACGACACCCAGGACTCCgcgccttttctttttttttcccctaggccatgtgacctcacattcatcagtcacatagcctaggcgcatctcagccccattgaagtgaatggagctgagctgcaataccaagcatagccccaccatacaatgtatggcgctgtgcttggtaagcacagagaaggctgtggcgctattGCGGCCgttagtgccttctcaaacaggtggTCAGCGGgggtccccactgatcagatactgatgacttatccagagtgtaggtcattagtaaaaaaaaaataactttaggaaaacctctttaatagcCTTCCCTTTATGACTGCACATACAGAGACAGTTGGCAGTCACCGAGTAGGACCgcctactggactcctaagcatggaAAGAGCAGGGATTCCCATGAATAAATGACTTTTCCCCACTAAACtttaaatctgctcagctcctcctgctctataacctgctcccTCAGAAGCCATGTTCAacctgacaggctccctttaacgaTCCCTACTAGTCACATCACAAGACCTGCTAACAATCCCTCTCTTGTCTTTGCAGAGCTTGATGCTCCAGGTGGCCAAAACTGCTCTTGAGAAAGAAGAAGCTGATGCGGCCGCTGAGAAGGAAAGTTACCTGGCCGAGCACTGTCAACCACTGAGTCTACCACATTCCCTGCAGGAGCTGCAGGTACCCCTAGAGATGTTACTTGTCTTCCTGGGTATATAGAAGGTTATGCATCTTCCAAAGATGATCTGATAGGTTACCGGTGATGTCTTAAGCAGTCCATCCCTAGTACTGTGCCCATGTGAGTAAATACTGTCCTTCTGATTAAAGACGCCCTGTCACCTCACCTGATTtgtctaaataaataaataataaaataatacaaaataataaaataaataataataatcatcatcattaaataaataataaagtaaatattttggtaactacttgcatctaccatgaaataacagttctggagcatctattcttatgactctctgATGTatgattcctttattattcctgctaggggttctgaattactagcagtttgcaatgagggTCCAGATGGGGGCTACCAGTTGGGGATTTGTCCCTGctcagtctgacattatccaatcagtgctgccagtgtcaggctgtgcagGGAGACATGCCCAACTGGTATCACCTATCTGGactttcattgcaaactgctggcaattattctataacttctagcaggaataataaaggattggcacaacatagagtcataagaatagatgctccagaattgttattacacagggaatgcaagttgttactaaaatagacatgtcaggagaggggacaaggtcctctttaatcagaATGAGGTGACGATAAATGTGCTGGGTCCTGTAGCCCTAACTGTGTCCACGTTTCACTCTCACGATGCAGCTTTTCAGAAAGTAAAAACTGCAGTTGaggtttttgtgacttttttacaccagaaaactggagtaTGGGGAATATTGATCTCCATCTTTGTTTTTCTGTTCTATCAtaggaacagaaaaaaaaggtgCAAGTCACGTGATACCAACTGGACCACATtgtctataatggggtccgttgggTTTCCGTCATGATGTCCATCATTCCACAGGACAAAGTAGTGCAGCCTGCTGCACCATCATGTCCGGCAGTAATGATGCAATCTGTCCTGACAAAGCctacaacacagatgtgaacctagcccttGTTTTGTGACCCTAATCAGTTGAGTAGATGCACAGTATGTGTGCTCGGTTCATGTCCAACCATACTGGAATGTGTGGCTCCTGCTCTGGCACAGTGTGACCATGTGTTTGCCAGTTATCTGACTGGACGCTGtgtgatgctacatttcccttttAGAAATGTATAGCCTCCATCACTTATTATATTATCAGTACTGTATTTAAGGGTTGGAATAACGGGGCGGTTTCTTGTATTGCTTCCCTTTTCTTAATCTGTTGCTTCTTCTAGGAACTGTGCAAAAAGTTGCATGCCAAGATCGATGTGGTAGACGAGGAGAGATACGACATGGAGATGAAAGTCCAAAAGAGCAGCAAGGAGGTGAGAGAAAAGATGAAAGGCGAGACTGAATAAGTCTTCTTCAAGTGATGTCAAagtgtccttccttaccttttgGCTTGGTCTGAGATAAGCtaagatgtggggggggggggaaagagtagCACAAACATTTTCCATTTTCAAAGCGTATGCCACTCATCTCGGGATCCCTCGAGGCgagaggaaaggtaaggaaggacacatctggtactgtatatatttagaaGTGTCTCATTCACACACTGCGAGGAATGCACACATAAGGCAACTTTTACATCTGTGTTTTTGCTGGTTCTGTcaggggatcagcaaaaatgaATCCGGGCAATAATGCCTCACTACACGCTGCACtttggcacttgcatatactacatattggtgagttttcctgtcagccatgatggcatatcgtagGCAGCATCAAATCATTACCATATATTGTAGAGCAGTGCAGTGAGCCCCGACCCCTTACCCTCCTAGGCAGTTCTGCCAGTAGTGGCAACCAATTCCTCCCAGGTTCTTGGACAAGTTGCAGGAGGCCATTGTtaatcattcctggagaacccctttaatgtcttttATTAACGAACGTGGCCTTCAAATCAAAATCGTTATTAGTGGGCCAAGTCTGAAATACTTTGGAAGATGACTGCTGACTGCAGTTATTTAGCTATAGGTTTTAACCATCAAAAAATGGTTTCCATCAGGTTGTAGGTGTCCCCACCATCtagccagcttaaaggggtttgtccAGCGGTTCCTGCGAAAATaactatacttacctgctccccgatgCTTGTCTCTGGTTCTGTGGGTCTCAATCTCTTCACTGCACTTCTGGACCTGTGACGTAGCGCTTGGGGACACATTACCACTGAggtcaatcactggctgcagcagcagatgtGACCCTGTCCATGCAGGACGTCTACATGTGGGGATCAAAAATGCAGTGTAGGAAGCTTGGGACCTAAACAGGCAGAACAAGGCATCGGGAGCAGGAAAATACAGTAAGTAAGTATAGTTCTCTTCATAGGTGCCGCTGGGTGGGAGAAATTAAAAAAAGTGGACAATCCATTTAAGGCTCTGAAGGCCTTTTTACATGGGCTGTTTGCTTGTTCTTTGGGTGTTTGGCAGCACCTCTACACTGGACAGTTATGAGGAAAAATCCCTCTCAAGAAACTTCACCCTGATAATTGTCCTGATTCTCGGCCCCTATAAAAATGCCCCTACAAGAGCTACTCATTATAATAGATGGACACTTCAATCACCTGTGATTGAATTAAACATGTTGTCTCAGCATACAGAATATAAGAACTCAATTAGGCAACATATTCTGTAAAGCAGAGCTGTAACTGTGCTACAAATGCTGTAACTAAACCTTTGTTCTTTATGCAGCTGGAAGACTTAAACCAGAAAATCTTTGACCTGAGAGGTAAATTCAAGAGGCCACCACTGAGACGTGTACGTATGTCTGCTGATGCCATGCTTCGTGCTTTGCTTGGTTCCAAGCACAAGGTCAACATGGAGCTCCGTGCCAACCTCAAGCAGGTCAAGAAAGAGGACACTGACAAGGTGAGGCCTTAGCTTAACACACTCCTGAAATGTATTTTAGCCAACAAATGTGGTCATACTTAACATAAAATTAGTCATCATTCCTATTTTGACACCATTTGCTCAATTAATATTTTGACATTTTTCCGTGTTAGTTTACGGTCACAAGTAAAACCAATCAAAAGTAGTCACTGACCAAAACTTTTCTCTTCAACTCCAGGAGAAGGATCTCCGTGATGTTGGTGACTGGCGTAAGAACATTGAAGAGAAATCCGGCATGGAAGGCAGAAAGAAGATGTTCGAGTCTGAGGCCTAAGCCCCCTTTTCATGACCACGGCTGTCCAACCCGAAGCTGCCAAAGACACCCACTTCAACATAGCACAGCTTTTTCCTGGCGACTTCGGCGTTAACCCCTCTGCTGCTCATCTTACCCATGTTTACAGCAGCCTAGGGGTTAATGAAGCCTTTCCTCCATCCTCTCCTCACTTAAAACCCAAGAGAATGTCTTACAGTATGTCATGGACTGGTAAGGGGAACGCAGGTTTGTGGTTCCCCTCTGCTGAAGCCACAGTTTGGTTCTGCAGGTGCTGTGTTATGTGGACGTGAGAACATAACCGTGTAAATAAAGCTTGTGAAGTCCTTTATGGTTTATGATACCTGACGCGTAGGTGAAGTCACTCTTCTTTTTTCTGTGTCAATCATAGAGTCTTGTACTTTAATTTTGCACTAGGATGAAGGGCTTTATGACCACAATGGACGAGAATTGAAGGATGAGGGATGTTATATTCTATGTATTAATTTTTGGCACAGTTACATCACCAGCTGTCACGGAAATGTCACTAATGGGAAGTGCGGTGTCTTATAAAACAATTGAAATCCACGAGTCTTGATGTTTTCCTATCAAGACAACAGCTAGGAACCGCTCATCTAAAAGCTTAACTTTCATGAAAAAGGGAGAATTAAGAAGATTTAATGGAAATCCAATGAAAAGTATTGTACTGACATATAAACCTGCAAATTCTTAGACTTCCACCATTTTCTAAAACGAAGGAACCTTACCATTCACACTACTCAGAGGTTTCTATTACTGCAGATATCTGgatttaggccaagttcacacttcagttatttccatcagttgttgtgagccaaaaccagtagtgacacctccacagagatcaggtataatggaaagaattgcacctgttctgtgtttttgacccactcctCACCATTGATCTGGTGATGGAAATATCTCAGTAGCAATTTATCGTTTAGAAAATTGGTGGAGGTCCAAACTCATGAACTCTAGCAATGTAATCATTTCACCAATTTTGTTGGttttcccttttaaaggggttctccatgatTTAACAattaatgatctatccttagaacaggtcatcaatatcacattggcgggggtctgatacCCTTCACTCCTGATGATCAGCTGTTCAAAAGTTGCAGAAATGAATTGAAGCAGCTCTGTAGTAACCAGCTCCGTctgctacacaatggatggagctgtgtagctttGGTGCCTGTTGCTGACACTTTAGCTACCACCAGGGGTATCGGACACTCACTGACCTAATTTTttgatcctggagaacccctttaagtacacaaAATTGCATGTACTCAGGGACCTGACAACGCCTACTATCTGAGCTCAGGTTGGCTCCGTTCCTGTTCCTGATGGGTGGTATGAGCCTTTGAAGAGATCGCCTAGATTGGGTGACTTTTCAAGACCATGGAGATCCAATGGTGTCACTGGCCAGCATCTTTTGGTTAGTCATCTCCAAGTA
This genomic interval carries:
- the TNNI2 gene encoding troponin I, fast skeletal muscle; this encodes MSKISASRKTHLKSLMLQVAKTALEKEEADAAAEKESYLAEHCQPLSLPHSLQELQELCKKLHAKIDVVDEERYDMEMKVQKSSKELEDLNQKIFDLRGKFKRPPLRRVRMSADAMLRALLGSKHKVNMELRANLKQVKKEDTDKEKDLRDVGDWRKNIEEKSGMEGRKKMFESEA